TAACCAAATCTCTATCCGCAGGCGAAATAATAACCAAAGGTAACTGACCGATGTGTTCAGAAAACTTCTCGTAACTTTTTCCATTTCTTTTTAAAACCTTCTTTTGACCTTTTTTAAGACTGCATACTATTTTTTCGTTTCTATCATTTAAAAGGTAATCTCCTTCTATCATAAAAAACCCTTCTCCGTGCCTAATATTCTGAACAGCGACAGCATTAAAGTAACTTTTTGTAAAAGATAAGTAATAAATAGCATCTAACACATTGGTTTTTCCAATACCATTATTACCCACAAAACAATTTATTTTCTTCTGAAAATCAAAAGATTGCGACTCTATATTTTTAAAATTAAGCAAAGAAATTTTCTGTAAATACATGAATAGAATTTGATATTGAAAACGTTTTGCAAATTATTGAAAATTTAGCGAATTATCCGCTTTTAAAATCCAATTAAAAAAACTATTTTTGTCGCCACTAATTTTTAAGGAAAACATGGCTACATACAAGAAGAAATATAAAGCAGAAGGTAAAAAAGAAGAAAATCAAGTTGATGAATCTGAATTTGAAACAGCAGGAGTCTTAAATACATTAGACGAAACAGCCTCTAAATCAGAACAATGGATTGAAAAAAATAACAAACCTTTGTTTTTTGCATTAATAGCAGTTGTTGTAATATTTTTAGGATACTTAGGATATCATAAATATGTAGTACAACCAAATGAATTAGAAGCTTCTAACGAGTTAGCTTTTCCTAGAAAATATTTTGATGAAGCAGCAACAGCTGGTTCTGGAATAGACTCTTTATTAACTTTAGGTTTAGAAGGTGCAGATGGAAAATACGGTTTCTTAGACATCGCAGATTCATTTAGTGGTACAGATGCTGGTAATTTAGCAAACTATTACGCTGGTGTTTCTTACTTACAAATGAAAAAATATGACAAAGCAATTGAATTTTTAAGTAAATTTAATTCTGACGATGAAATGTTGGGCCCTGTTTCTATAGGTGCAATTGGAGATGCTTTTGCAGACATCAATCAATTAGACGATGCTTTAGACTATTATGAAAAAGCCGCTAATAAAAAAGATAATGATTTTACATCACCTTTATATTTATTTAAAGCAGGACAAACTGCTATGGAATTAAAAGATTTTGGTAAAGCAGAAACATTATTCACAAAAATTAAAGAAAACTACTCTAACTCTGATCAAGGTAGAGATATAGAAAAATATATAGCAGCAGCTAAATACGCTAACTAAAATAGCTTGCAGTAAAACAGTAGCGGTTGGCAGTAAATTACTGACTGCACACTGAATACTACAGACTGAATACAAAAAACATGGCTACAACTAATTTATCAGTTTACGATAAAGCAACAATCCCAAATGCGAAATCTTTTCGATTTGGGATTGTTGTTTCTGAATGGAATCCAGAGATTACAGAGAATTTA
The nucleotide sequence above comes from Polaribacter butkevichii. Encoded proteins:
- a CDS encoding tetratricopeptide repeat protein, encoding MSPLIFKENMATYKKKYKAEGKKEENQVDESEFETAGVLNTLDETASKSEQWIEKNNKPLFFALIAVVVIFLGYLGYHKYVVQPNELEASNELAFPRKYFDEAATAGSGIDSLLTLGLEGADGKYGFLDIADSFSGTDAGNLANYYAGVSYLQMKKYDKAIEFLSKFNSDDEMLGPVSIGAIGDAFADINQLDDALDYYEKAANKKDNDFTSPLYLFKAGQTAMELKDFGKAETLFTKIKENYSNSDQGRDIEKYIAAAKYAN